A genomic region of Vitis vinifera cultivar Pinot Noir 40024 chromosome 7, ASM3070453v1 contains the following coding sequences:
- the LOC100244562 gene encoding pre-mRNA-processing factor 39-1, which yields MGDSETVVAQTSGVVGYTYSSTEYAGTGSNAVPDAGAFAAVDTRTLAGSAAPTDAAYSLTDGSNLGEGNTYGTDPNTVMQEAPGSITYEASAGTTETSSNLAAAELSQAAGYDSSVNGNAITEARNFPSVDNGNASDVGGAAVEPQFEEGSVPAMSAEEDRLWSIVRANSLDFNAWTALIEETEKIAEDNILKIRRVYDAFLAEFPLCYGYWKKYADHEARLGSIEKVVEVYERAVQGVTYSVDIWLHYCIFAISTYGDPDTIRRLFERGLAYVGTDYLSYPLWDKFIEYEYSQQEWSRLAMIYTRILENPNQQLDRYLNSFKELAGSRPLSELTTAEEAAATAGAFSDANGQGIEGEARPDEVEQSSKPVSAGLTDAEELEKYIAIREEMYKKAKDFDSKIIGFETAIRRPYFHVRPLNVAELENWHNYLDFIERGDDFNKVVKLYERCLIACANYPEYWIRYVLCMEASGSMDLANNALARATQVFVKRQPEIHLFAARFREQKGDIPGSRAAYQLVHTEISPGLLEAIIKHANMEHRLGNLEDAFSLYEQAIAIEKGKEHSQTLPMLFAQYSRFLYLVTGNTEKAREILVEALEHVQLSKPLLEALIHLESIQSLPKRIDHLDSLVDKFIHTNPESPNAASAAEREELSSIFLEFLDLFGDAQSIKKADDRHAKLFLHHRSTSELKKRHAEDFLASDKAKLAKSYSGVPSPAQSLMGAYPSAQNQWASGYGLQPQAWPQATQAQGQQWNPGYTQQAAYNAYSGYGSSYTHPQIPTSVPQTAAYGAYPPTYPVQAAPQQGYAQPAAAAAAALAPAQQPASASQAYYGSYY from the exons ATGGGAGACAGTGAAACGGTGGTTGCACAAACATCTGGAGTCGTGGGGTACACATATTCTTCCACCGAATATGCTGGTACTGGCTCAAATGCTGTTCCTGATGCTGGTGCCTTTGCAGCTGTAGATACCAGAACTTTAGCTGGATCTGCTGCTCCTACAGATGCAGCATATTCTCTGACTGATGGTTCAAATTTAGGTGAGGGGAACACATATGGCACAGATCCAAATACTGTTATGCAAGAGGCCCCTGGTAGTATAACCTATGAGGCTAGTGCTGGTACAACTGAGACTAGCTCGAATCTTGCAGCTGCTGAGTTGTCTCAAGCTGCTGGTTATGACTCATCTGTAAATGGAAATGCTATTACTGAAGCCAGGAATTTCCCTTCTGTTGACAATGGAAATGCTTCTGATGTTGGTGGAGCTGCTGTTGAGCCACAGTTTGAGGAAGGTTCTG TGCCAGCAATGTCTGCTGAAGAAGATCGATTGTGGAGTATAGTGAGAGCTAATTCTTTAGATTTTAATGCATGGACTGCCCTAATTGAAGAGACAGAGAAGATTGCAGAG GACAACATATTGAAAATCCGAAGGGTTTATGATGCCTTTTTAGCAGAATTTCCTTTGTGTTATGGTTATTGGAAGAAGTATGCGGATCATGAGGCACGTCTTGGGTCTATTGAAAAAGTTGTTGAGGTCTATGAACGGGCAGTTCAAGGTGTGACTTATTCTGTGGATATTTGGTTGCACTATTGCATATTTGCCATAAGCACATATGGAGATCCAGATACAATCAGAAG GCTGTTTGAACGGGGACTAGCTTATGTAGGAACAGATTACCTGTCATACCCCCTTTGGGATAAATTCATAGAATATGAGTATTCACAGCAGGAGTGGTCGCGTCTTGCAATGATCTACACGAGGATATTGGAGAATCCAAATCAGCAACTGGATCGCTATTTGAACAG CTTCAAGGAGTTAGCTGGAAGTCGCCCCTTATCAGAATTAACTACTGCTGAGGAAGCAGCTGCTACTGCAGGTGCATTTTCAGATGCTAATGGCCAAGGGATTGAGGGGGAGGCTCGTCCTGATGAAGTGGAACAATCTTCTAAACCTGTAAGTGCAGGCTTAACAGATGCAGAGGAGTTGGAGAAGTATATCGCCATTAGAGAAGAGATGTATAAGAAAGCTAAAGACTTCGATTCTAAGATCATTGGCTTTGAAACAGCTATCAGGAGGCCCTACTTTCATGTGCGGCCCCTTAATGTTGCAGAGCTTGAAAATTGGCATAACTATCTGGATTTTATTGAAAGAGGAGATGACTTTAACAAG GTTGttaaattatatgaaagatGCCTAATTGCATGTGCAAATTATCCCGAGTACTGGATACGATATGTTTTATGCATGGAGGCCAGTGGAAGCATGGATCTTGCAAACAATGCCCTTGCTCGTGCTACTCAAGTTTTTGTCAAG CGACAGCCAGAGATACATCTTTTTGCTGCTCGATTCAGAGAGCAGAAGGGGGATATTCCAGGATCTCGGGCTGCGTATCAACTTGTGCATACTGAAATTTCACCTGGTCTACTAGAAGCAATTATTAAGCATGCAAACATGGAACATCGGCTA GGAAATTTGGAAGATGCCTTTTCTTTGTATGAGCAGGCTATCGCCATTGAAAAGGGGAAAGAACATTCACAAACATTACCAATGCTGTTTGCACAGTATTCCCGTTTTCTATACCTG GTTACTGGCAACACTGAAAAGGCTAGGGAAATTTTAGTTGAAGCTCTTGAGCATGTTCAACTGTCAAAACCACTTCTTGAG GCCTTAATCCATCTAGAATCAATTCAATCACTTCCAAAGCGAATTGATCATTTAGATTCATTGGTTGATAAGTTCATTCATACCAACCCTGAAAGCCCCAATGCTGCAAGTGCTGCTGAAAGAGAAGAGCTATCTAGCATCTTTTTGGAA TTTCTGGATCTCTTTGGAGATGCACAGTCTATCAAGAAGGCTGATGATCGGCATGCCAAGCTTTTCTTACACCATCGAAGTACATCAGAGTTGAAAAAGCGTCATGCGGAGGATTTTCTAGCTTCAGACAAAGCAAAACTAGCCAAATCTTACTCTGGTGTTCCCTCACCTGCTCAGTCATTGATGGGTGCATATCCAAGTGCTCAAAACCAATGGGCTTCAGGTTATGGTTTACAGCCCCAAGCTTGGCCACAAGCTACGCAAGCACAGGGTCAACAGTGGAACCCAGGTTACACCCAGCAG GCTGCATACAATGCATATAGTGGTTACGGAAGCAGCTATACCCACCCACAAATACCAACATCAGTGCCACAGACTGCTGCTTATGGTGCTTATCCTCCAACATATCCTGTTCAG GCTGCGCCCCAGCAAGGTTATGCACAACCAgctgcagcagcagcagcagcattGGCCCCAGCTCAGCAACCAGCTTCAGCATCTCAGGCCTATTATGGGAGTTACTATTGA
- the LOC100246394 gene encoding uncharacterized protein LOC100246394 isoform X1 yields MLVLDFDAREEREREREREKWVDFQLLHIVYPRAKKVREQEQDSHISLQNESPSMPMVLLEVLESLSSHNSHPHVKEKRSNGPPSAAKIPKSCVKNLAAVRSPPIPVSSKGIGKNDKHTGEDEKQSGRACSVPRPRAVLSSPDNDGMIGNQNKLISNRSIPKEQSLKQNRHVQIKEIPIHGKAGSPPSMRKREAPNTNSRLKQRNSSEPPHLGQKPCPRKVESSIRV; encoded by the exons ATGCTGGTTTTGGATTTTGATgcaagagaagagagagagagagagagagagagagagaagtgggttgATTTTCAACTTTTACATATAG TGTACCCAAGGGCGAAGAAGGTTAGGGAACAAGAACAAGATAGCCATATCTCTCTGCAAAATGAAAGTCCCTCCATGCCCATGGTGCTGTTGGAGGTTCTTGAGTCACTTTCttcacataattcccatccccaTG TGAAGGAGAAGAGAAGTAATGGCCCACCATCAGCTGCCAAAATCCCAAAGAGCTGTGTCAAAAACTTAGCAGCTGTGAGGTCCCCACCAATTCCTGTGTCATCCAAAG GGATAGGGAAGAATGACAAGCATACTGGAGAGGATGAGAAACAGAGTGGCAGAGCTTGTTCAGTGCCACGCCCTCGAGCTGTTTTATCTAGTCCTG ACAACGATGGGATGATTGGAAATCAGAACAAGCTGATCAGCAATCGTTCAATTCCAAAAGAACAGAGTTTGAAACAGAACCGCCATGTCCAAATTAAGGAGATTccaatccatggcaaagcaggAAGTCCTCCAAGCATGAGAAAAAGGGAGGCTCCAAATACTAATAGCAGACTCAAGCAAAGAAACTCTAGTGAGCCACCACATCTGGGACAGAAACCATGTCCTAGAAAAGTAGAAAGCTCCATTAGAGTCTGA
- the LOC100246394 gene encoding uncharacterized protein LOC100246394 isoform X3, translating to MPMVLLEVLESLSSHNSHPHVKEKRSNGPPSAAKIPKSCVKNLAAVRSPPIPVSSKGIGKNDKHTGEDEKQSGRACSVPRPRAVLSSPDNDGMIGNQNKLISNRSIPKEQSLKQNRHVQIKEIPIHGKAGSPPSMRKREAPNTNSRLKQRNSSEPPHLGQKPCPRKVESSIRV from the exons ATGCCCATGGTGCTGTTGGAGGTTCTTGAGTCACTTTCttcacataattcccatccccaTG TGAAGGAGAAGAGAAGTAATGGCCCACCATCAGCTGCCAAAATCCCAAAGAGCTGTGTCAAAAACTTAGCAGCTGTGAGGTCCCCACCAATTCCTGTGTCATCCAAAG GGATAGGGAAGAATGACAAGCATACTGGAGAGGATGAGAAACAGAGTGGCAGAGCTTGTTCAGTGCCACGCCCTCGAGCTGTTTTATCTAGTCCTG ACAACGATGGGATGATTGGAAATCAGAACAAGCTGATCAGCAATCGTTCAATTCCAAAAGAACAGAGTTTGAAACAGAACCGCCATGTCCAAATTAAGGAGATTccaatccatggcaaagcaggAAGTCCTCCAAGCATGAGAAAAAGGGAGGCTCCAAATACTAATAGCAGACTCAAGCAAAGAAACTCTAGTGAGCCACCACATCTGGGACAGAAACCATGTCCTAGAAAAGTAGAAAGCTCCATTAGAGTCTGA
- the LOC100246394 gene encoding uncharacterized protein LOC100246394 isoform X2, translating into MYPRAKKVREQEQDSHISLQNESPSMPMVLLEVLESLSSHNSHPHVKEKRSNGPPSAAKIPKSCVKNLAAVRSPPIPVSSKGIGKNDKHTGEDEKQSGRACSVPRPRAVLSSPDNDGMIGNQNKLISNRSIPKEQSLKQNRHVQIKEIPIHGKAGSPPSMRKREAPNTNSRLKQRNSSEPPHLGQKPCPRKVESSIRV; encoded by the exons A TGTACCCAAGGGCGAAGAAGGTTAGGGAACAAGAACAAGATAGCCATATCTCTCTGCAAAATGAAAGTCCCTCCATGCCCATGGTGCTGTTGGAGGTTCTTGAGTCACTTTCttcacataattcccatccccaTG TGAAGGAGAAGAGAAGTAATGGCCCACCATCAGCTGCCAAAATCCCAAAGAGCTGTGTCAAAAACTTAGCAGCTGTGAGGTCCCCACCAATTCCTGTGTCATCCAAAG GGATAGGGAAGAATGACAAGCATACTGGAGAGGATGAGAAACAGAGTGGCAGAGCTTGTTCAGTGCCACGCCCTCGAGCTGTTTTATCTAGTCCTG ACAACGATGGGATGATTGGAAATCAGAACAAGCTGATCAGCAATCGTTCAATTCCAAAAGAACAGAGTTTGAAACAGAACCGCCATGTCCAAATTAAGGAGATTccaatccatggcaaagcaggAAGTCCTCCAAGCATGAGAAAAAGGGAGGCTCCAAATACTAATAGCAGACTCAAGCAAAGAAACTCTAGTGAGCCACCACATCTGGGACAGAAACCATGTCCTAGAAAAGTAGAAAGCTCCATTAGAGTCTGA